The genomic interval AGCAACAGATACCTGCCACCGGATCCCACCAAGGGTTACGAGTACAACAGACCCACGGTGACGTTTCCGCCAAGACCAACACCGTCGTTTCCGGTTCCGACGAGGCCCCCGCCAAACTTCCCGATCAACACGGTGAGGCCCGTGTTTCCAGTTACCCCGAGGCCAACGCCGATCCCAAGACCGACTCCAGGATTCCCGGATTACACCGGGCAACCGTCGGGAAACAACGGAAACACCCTCGTGCCAAACGTTAGTAGATGTATTCAGATTTCGTGAGAAAacaaagagggggaaaaaaaaaaaacaaacaaacaaaaacaaaaacaattcaGCGTTTCTCGCTGCGTATTTTGAAGAGggaaatttttgttgttgttgttcgaaCAGCACGAGCACCACGACCACGGCGACCACCATCATCACGTTCCGGGGATGCCTTACGACTTCAACTACGCGGTGAAGGATGACGCTTACGGCACCGACTACTCCCACAACGCGATAAGCGACGGTGACGTAGTGCGTGGAGAATATCGCGTTCAGTTACCGGACGGACGTCTGCAGATAGTGCGATACACAGCTGATTGGAAAACCGGTTTCAACGCGGACGTCACCTACGAAGGTACCCCGAGGTACGACGCACCGAGACCTACGCCCGGATTCACAGGATATTAGATGGAACTAATCAGACGGTATGCGGGTATACGCCTACATATCGCGTTATGTAcgaatatatttatgcatTTATGACTGCACGTGAAtgtttacatatgtatatatatataacgacgTTTATGTAGgtgcgtatatatacctggACATGCTTGACACGAGTCTCTACGGGACGATACAACGACACTCCCCAAATTACTTCCCCTTATACGATGAATCGAAATCGGAATTTCGTACGCCGACCGCGTACACATTCccgtttgattttcaaaaatcttcatttatttttatttttattttttacccacACCGTCgttcaataaaatatattttataaaatcatcATACTACTAAAGAATCTGATTTGCGAAACCAAAGAACAAAGCaccagaaaacaaaaaaaacaattatcgtTCGTCGACTCACCATTCCAACTGGGATCGATCTCGCGATCGGGTAACTCGATCGGAAATATTTCTCACCTTCGCAACGTCAATCGTCACGGAGATTCGAACGTGATTCGAGTAATGAGCGTATCGAACTTCTTGATTCTTCTCCAACTCTTCGATCGGCGAACGATCCGAGGCGACGATGATGCATCGCTGTCACCGACTTGTGCGCGAATAACGCAATCCGTCGGTAATTCGACTGcgttttattgaaataattttcaataaacaCACGCGCGACGTGCgataaaaagtgaaacgatGACGCGTGTAAACTCGATACTCCGGCGTGTACCCGCACCTGTGTAACTCGTGTACTCAATGTCGGATATCTACTTCCTGAAAATCGCGCGCCcgtttacaaaaatatttgcttCGGTCGAATACGTCACGTACTCGTTGCTGTACAACGACACCATTATTCGCCACGATCGAGAGCGAATACACAGAAATTTCGAACTTGGAttatagagaaaataaactCAGTGGAGCGAAGATTAGCATGCCGATTCACCATTTCGGCCGTAATACGCtgtttctttaattttaattttaatttttttacaatgaaTTAGTTCTTTTTAATTACGGCTCCCCGTTctaaatatgagaaaaaaaatagaaaaaaagaacatattACCGTCGACTAATTAACCGCTGAATATTCCGTGTCGGCATATGTTTGATATTTCGTAGCGTTGGGCTGCGTGTCTTACAGCATATCAGAGTATTACATACACATAGTAAAACAACAGCCTCCGTAGTGAACTTTCACTGCTCTGTGGGAAGATCGAATCAAAGATCGCCTCCATTAAAGCGGTTCTCTAAGCGCGGGTGAAGCGAACTGGGTACACGTACCCATACTAACTAAAACCGCCTCATATCGTGCCCTAAGCGGCGTAGCAAACCGCCATTCCCATCGAAGAATTGAACGAGTACGAAAATGCGAGTTGCAGAAGGTTAACCTCGGAGTGTGGCAACGCTTTGATCCTCGATCTTTC from Athalia rosae chromosome 6, iyAthRosa1.1, whole genome shotgun sequence carries:
- the LOC105682964 gene encoding pro-resilin-like — its product is MMNIQVTLLSLAATAMVAVADIAPGSNRYLPPDPTKGYEYNRPTVTFPPRPTPSFPVPTRPPPNFPINTVRPVFPVTPRPTPIPRPTPGFPDYTGQPSGNNGNTLVPNHEHHDHGDHHHHVPGMPYDFNYAVKDDAYGTDYSHNAISDGDVVRGEYRVQLPDGRLQIVRYTADWKTGFNADVTYEGTPRYDAPRPTPGFTGY